The following proteins are co-located in the Lagenorhynchus albirostris chromosome 4, mLagAlb1.1, whole genome shotgun sequence genome:
- the PYURF gene encoding protein preY, mitochondrial, with amino-acid sequence MPRGVCGRLASALRGTRAQPPAVAQRCVHASVSRPSPDQSERTRKPPRAFDPALLEFLVCPLSKKPLRYEASTNELINEELGIAYPIIDGIPNMIPQAARMTRQNKKQEEMEQQ; translated from the exons ATGCCGCGCGGAGTTTGCGGCCGGCTCGCCTCAGCGCTGCGGGGGACACGCGCACAGCCGCCCGCGGTCGCCCAGAGGTGTGTGCACGCGTCGGTGTCGCGGCCGTCCCCAGACCAGAGCGAGCGGACGCGGAAACCGCCCCGCGCCTTCGACCCAGCGCTGCTGGAGTTCCTGGTGTGCCCGCTTTCCAAGAAGCCGCTCCG ATATGAAGCATCGACAAATGAATTGATAAACGAAGAGTTAGGAATAGCCTATCCAATTATTGATGGGATTCCTAATATGATACCACAGGCAGCTAGGATGACACGTCAAaataagaagcaagaagaaatggAGCAGCAGTAG
- the PIGY gene encoding phosphatidylinositol N-acetylglucosaminyltransferase subunit Y: MFLSLPTLTVLIPLVSLAGLLYSASVEDNFPQGCTSTASLCFYSLLLPITIPVYVFFHLWTWMGIKLFRHN, encoded by the coding sequence ATGTTTCTGTCTCTTCCTACGTTGACTGTCCTTATTCCACTGGTCTCGCTAGCAGGGCTGTTATACTCGGCCTCTGTGGAAGACAACTTCCCACAGGGCTGCACTAGCACAGCCAGCCTGTGCTTCTACAGTCTGCTCTTGCCGATCACCATACCCGTTTATGTGTTCTTCCACCTATGGACTTGGATGGGTATTAAACTCTTCAGGCATAATTAA